The Streptomyces griseiscabiei genome includes a window with the following:
- the groES gene encoding co-chaperone GroES: MTTTSSKVAIKPLEDRIVVQPLDAEQTTASGLVIPDTAKEKPQEGVVLAVGPGRFENGERLPLDVKTGDIVLYSKYGGTEVKYNGEEYLVLSARDVLAIIEK, from the coding sequence GTGACGACCACCAGCTCCAAGGTTGCCATCAAGCCGCTCGAGGACCGCATCGTGGTCCAGCCGCTCGACGCCGAGCAGACCACGGCCTCTGGCCTGGTCATCCCGGACACCGCCAAGGAGAAGCCCCAGGAGGGCGTCGTCCTGGCCGTGGGCCCGGGCCGCTTCGAGAACGGCGAGCGCCTGCCGCTCGACGTCAAGACCGGCGACATCGTGCTGTACAGCAAGTACGGCGGCACCGAGGTGAAGTACAACGGCGAGGAGTACCTCGTCCTCTCGGCTCGCGACGTGCTCGCGATCATCGAGAAGTAG
- a CDS encoding SDR family NAD(P)-dependent oxidoreductase, with protein sequence MTTALITGSTAGIGAAFARRLAADGHNLVLVARDTKRLREQATELHDRHGIEAEVLTADLAEDDGIETVARRLADRRNPVDLLINNAGFGNKGRYLDVSMADELRMLKVHCEAVLRLTSAASEAMRERGRGGVVNVASVAAFVPRGTYGASKAWVVQFTQGAARDLAGTGVRLMALCPGFVRTEFHDRAGMGTDNIPSWMWLDADKLVTAALADLSRGRTVSIPDPRYKALMGVVKVVPRGLLGGISSKTGRKYGPQ encoded by the coding sequence ATGACAACGGCTCTGATTACGGGATCGACCGCGGGGATCGGTGCCGCCTTCGCGCGGCGGCTGGCGGCGGACGGGCACAACCTGGTGCTGGTGGCGCGTGACACCAAGCGGCTGCGGGAGCAGGCGACCGAACTGCACGACCGGCACGGCATCGAGGCGGAGGTGCTGACGGCCGACCTCGCGGAGGACGACGGCATCGAGACGGTGGCGCGGCGGCTGGCCGACCGCAGGAACCCGGTCGACCTGCTGATCAACAACGCCGGTTTCGGCAACAAGGGCCGCTATCTCGACGTCTCCATGGCCGACGAGCTGCGGATGCTCAAGGTCCACTGCGAGGCGGTGCTGCGTCTGACGTCGGCGGCGTCCGAGGCCATGCGCGAACGCGGTCGCGGCGGGGTCGTCAATGTCGCCTCGGTGGCCGCGTTCGTGCCGCGCGGTACGTACGGGGCCTCGAAGGCGTGGGTCGTGCAGTTCACCCAGGGCGCCGCGCGCGATCTGGCCGGTACCGGTGTCCGGCTCATGGCCCTGTGCCCCGGCTTCGTCCGCACCGAGTTCCACGACCGGGCCGGCATGGGCACCGACAACATCCCGTCCTGGATGTGGCTCGACGCCGACAAACTCGTCACCGCCGCCCTCGCCGACCTCTCCCGCGGCCGGACCGTCTCCATCCCCGACCCCCGCTACAAGGCCCTGATGGGTGTGGTGAAGGTGGTGCCGCGCGGGCTGCTGGGCGGGATCAGCTCGAAGACGGGGCGCAAGTACGGGCCGCAGTAG
- the groL gene encoding chaperonin GroEL (60 kDa chaperone family; promotes refolding of misfolded polypeptides especially under stressful conditions; forms two stacked rings of heptamers to form a barrel-shaped 14mer; ends can be capped by GroES; misfolded proteins enter the barrel where they are refolded when GroES binds) produces the protein MAKILKFDEDARRALERGVNKLADTVKVTIGPKGRNVVIDKKFGAPTITNDGVTIAREVEVEDPYENLGAQLVKEVATKTNDIAGDGTTTATVLAQALVREGLKNVAAGASPAALKKGIDAAVKAVSEELLATARPIDEKSDIAAVAGLSAQDSQVGELIAEAMDKVGKDGVITVEESNTFGLELDFTEGMAFDKGYLSPYFVTDQERMEAVLDDPYILIHQGKIGAIADLLPLLEKVIQSNASRPLLIIAEDVEGEALSTLVVNKIRGTFNAVAVKAPGFGDRRKAMLQDMATLTGAEVISEEVGLKLDQVGLDVLGSARRVTVTKDDTTIVDGAGDSGAVQGRVAQIKAEIENTDSDWDREKLQERLAKLAGGVCVIKVGAATEVELKEKKHRLEDAISATRAAVEEGIVSGGGSALVHAVKVLEGNLGKTGDEATGVAVVRKAAVEPLRWIAENAGLEGYVITSKVAELDKGQGFNAATGEYGDLVKSGVIDPVKVTRSALENAASIASLLLTTETLVVEKKEEEPADAGHGGHGHAH, from the coding sequence ATGGCGAAGATCCTGAAGTTCGACGAGGACGCCCGTCGCGCCCTCGAGCGCGGCGTCAACAAGCTTGCCGACACGGTCAAGGTGACGATCGGCCCCAAGGGCCGCAATGTCGTCATCGACAAGAAGTTCGGCGCCCCCACCATCACCAACGACGGCGTGACCATCGCCCGTGAGGTCGAGGTCGAGGACCCGTACGAGAACCTCGGTGCCCAGCTGGTGAAGGAGGTGGCGACCAAGACCAACGACATCGCGGGTGACGGCACCACCACCGCCACCGTGCTCGCCCAGGCGCTCGTGCGCGAGGGCCTGAAGAACGTCGCCGCGGGTGCCTCCCCGGCCGCCCTGAAGAAGGGCATCGACGCCGCGGTCAAGGCCGTGTCCGAGGAGCTCCTCGCGACCGCCCGCCCGATCGACGAGAAGTCCGACATCGCGGCCGTCGCCGGTCTGTCCGCCCAGGACAGCCAGGTCGGCGAGCTCATCGCCGAGGCGATGGACAAGGTCGGCAAGGACGGTGTCATCACCGTCGAGGAGTCCAACACCTTCGGTCTGGAGCTGGACTTCACCGAGGGCATGGCCTTCGACAAGGGCTACCTCTCGCCCTACTTCGTCACCGACCAGGAGCGTATGGAGGCCGTCCTCGACGACCCGTACATCCTCATCCACCAGGGCAAGATCGGCGCCATCGCCGACCTGCTGCCCCTGCTGGAGAAGGTCATCCAGTCCAACGCCTCGCGCCCGCTGCTGATCATCGCCGAGGACGTCGAGGGCGAGGCCCTGTCGACCCTGGTCGTCAACAAGATCCGCGGCACCTTCAACGCGGTCGCCGTCAAGGCCCCCGGCTTCGGCGACCGTCGCAAGGCGATGCTGCAGGACATGGCGACGCTGACCGGCGCGGAGGTCATCTCCGAGGAGGTCGGCCTCAAGCTCGACCAGGTCGGCCTGGACGTGCTCGGCTCCGCCCGCCGCGTCACCGTCACCAAGGACGACACCACGATCGTCGACGGCGCCGGTGACTCCGGTGCCGTGCAGGGCCGCGTCGCCCAGATCAAGGCCGAGATCGAGAACACGGACTCCGACTGGGACCGCGAGAAGCTCCAGGAGCGCCTCGCGAAGCTGGCCGGCGGCGTGTGCGTGATCAAGGTCGGCGCCGCCACCGAGGTGGAGCTGAAGGAGAAGAAGCACCGTCTGGAGGACGCCATCTCCGCGACCCGCGCCGCGGTCGAGGAGGGCATCGTCTCCGGTGGTGGCTCCGCGCTCGTCCACGCCGTGAAGGTCCTGGAGGGCAACCTCGGCAAGACCGGCGACGAGGCCACCGGTGTGGCCGTCGTCCGCAAGGCCGCCGTCGAGCCGCTGCGCTGGATCGCGGAGAACGCGGGCCTCGAGGGCTACGTCATCACCTCCAAGGTCGCCGAGCTGGACAAGGGCCAGGGCTTCAACGCCGCCACCGGCGAGTACGGCGACCTGGTCAAGTCCGGTGTCATCGACCCGGTCAAGGTCACCCGCTCCGCCCTGGAGAACGCCGCCTCCATCGCCTCCCTCCTCCTGACGACCGAGACCCTGGTCGTCGAGAAGAAGGAAGAGGAGCCGGCCGACGCGGGCCACGGCGGCCACGGCCACGCCCACTGA
- a CDS encoding RNA polymerase sigma factor, giving the protein MTSQPTPDLKTTVETVFRIESPRVIAGVARIVRDVGIAEELAQDALVAALEQWPRDGVPDNPGAWLTATAKHRAIDLVRRRERYARKLAEVGRDLEAAGPHLDRPADPDDIDDDLLRLVFTACHPVLSAEARIALTLRLLGGLTTPEIARAFLAPEATIAQRVVRAKRTLATKNVAFEVPYGPDREARLGSVLEVIYLIFNEGYAATAGDDLLRPALCEDALRLARVLAQLMPKEPEVHGLVALLELQESRAAARTGPTGEPVLLKDQDRRRWNRLLIARGFTALGRATAAASGAPGPYALQAAIAACHAQAHTYEETDWNRIAALYALLAARAPSPVVELNRAVAVSMADGPAPALEIVDHLAAEPALRDYHLLPSVRGDLLLRLGRTREARAEFVRAAGLARNERERALLRARAEETGG; this is encoded by the coding sequence GTGACCTCACAGCCCACCCCGGACCTCAAGACGACCGTCGAGACCGTGTTCCGGATCGAGTCGCCCCGCGTCATCGCCGGGGTCGCCCGGATCGTGCGGGACGTCGGGATCGCGGAGGAACTGGCCCAGGACGCGCTGGTCGCGGCGCTGGAGCAGTGGCCGCGCGACGGGGTGCCGGACAACCCGGGGGCCTGGCTGACGGCCACCGCCAAGCACCGGGCGATCGACCTCGTACGCCGCCGGGAGCGGTACGCGCGCAAGCTCGCGGAGGTGGGGCGGGACCTGGAGGCGGCGGGGCCGCATCTCGACCGGCCCGCCGACCCGGACGACATCGACGACGACCTGCTCCGCCTCGTCTTCACGGCCTGCCACCCGGTGCTCTCCGCCGAGGCCCGGATCGCCCTCACCCTCCGCCTCCTCGGCGGCCTGACCACACCCGAGATCGCCCGCGCCTTCCTGGCCCCCGAGGCGACCATCGCCCAGCGCGTCGTCCGCGCCAAGCGCACGCTCGCGACGAAGAACGTCGCCTTCGAGGTGCCGTACGGCCCCGACCGCGAGGCCCGCCTCGGCTCCGTCCTCGAAGTCATCTACCTGATCTTCAACGAGGGATACGCGGCCACCGCCGGCGACGACCTGCTGCGCCCCGCGCTCTGCGAGGACGCCCTCCGACTGGCGCGCGTCCTCGCCCAGTTGATGCCCAAGGAGCCCGAGGTGCACGGTCTGGTCGCGCTGCTGGAGCTCCAGGAGTCGCGGGCCGCCGCCCGTACGGGACCGACCGGCGAACCCGTCCTCCTCAAGGACCAGGACCGGCGCCGCTGGAACCGCCTGCTCATCGCCCGCGGCTTCACCGCCCTCGGCCGCGCGACCGCCGCGGCGAGCGGCGCCCCGGGCCCGTACGCGCTCCAGGCCGCCATCGCCGCGTGCCACGCCCAGGCCCACACGTACGAGGAGACGGACTGGAACCGGATCGCCGCCCTGTACGCCCTGCTGGCCGCCCGCGCCCCGTCCCCCGTGGTCGAGCTGAACCGCGCGGTCGCCGTCTCCATGGCCGACGGCCCCGCTCCCGCCCTGGAGATCGTCGACCACCTCGCCGCCGAACCCGCCCTCCGCGACTACCACTTGCTGCCGAGCGTCCGCGGCGACCTGCTGCTCCGCCTCGGCCGTACGCGGGAGGCCCGCGCCGAGTTCGTACGGGCGGCCGGGCTCGCCCGGAACGAACGGGAACGCGCGCTGCTGCGCGCACGGGCGGAGGAGACCGGCGGCTGA
- a CDS encoding LysR family transcriptional regulator, translating into MIEARHLRVLRAVAATGSFSAAGRELGCTQPAVSQQMKALESSVGTPLLVRGAREMRLTQAGEALVRHAAGILAGLTAAEEEVAAIAGLRAGRVRLVSFPSGSSTLVPTALAALRAAHPGTRVSLEEAEPPRSVGMLREGDCDIALAFRYEGAPGAEEGEWDDLVVRPLLTDRLVGLVPEGHRLARTGSVGIGELAGEPWIAGCPRCRGQLVRICESEGFTPRIDFATDDYPAVVGLVGAGLGVAVLPELAIESVRTEGVRTVSVEPAVRREIVALTLPDLARVPTVAATLDRLAGAAAR; encoded by the coding sequence GTGATCGAGGCCCGCCATCTCCGTGTCCTGCGCGCCGTCGCCGCCACCGGCTCCTTCTCGGCGGCCGGCCGCGAACTCGGCTGCACCCAGCCCGCCGTGAGCCAGCAGATGAAAGCGCTGGAATCCTCCGTCGGCACCCCGCTGCTGGTCCGCGGCGCCCGGGAGATGCGGCTGACCCAGGCGGGCGAGGCGCTCGTACGGCACGCGGCCGGCATCCTCGCCGGGCTCACCGCGGCCGAGGAGGAGGTCGCCGCCATCGCGGGACTGCGCGCCGGACGGGTCCGCCTGGTCTCCTTCCCCAGCGGCAGCTCCACCCTGGTCCCCACCGCCCTGGCCGCCCTGCGCGCCGCGCACCCCGGCACCCGTGTCTCCCTGGAGGAGGCCGAACCGCCGCGCTCGGTCGGGATGCTCCGCGAGGGCGACTGCGACATCGCGCTGGCCTTCCGTTACGAGGGCGCGCCCGGCGCGGAGGAGGGGGAGTGGGACGACCTGGTCGTACGCCCCCTGCTCACGGACCGGCTCGTCGGGCTCGTGCCCGAGGGGCACCGGCTGGCGCGCACGGGGTCCGTCGGCATCGGGGAACTCGCCGGGGAACCCTGGATCGCCGGCTGTCCGCGCTGCCGGGGGCAGCTGGTGCGGATCTGTGAGAGCGAGGGCTTCACGCCCCGTATCGACTTCGCGACCGACGACTACCCGGCGGTGGTCGGCCTGGTGGGCGCGGGCCTCGGCGTGGCCGTCCTGCCGGAGCTGGCCATCGAGTCCGTACGCACCGAGGGGGTGCGGACGGTGTCGGTCGAGCCCGCGGTGCGCCGGGAGATCGTGGCGCTCACGCTCCCGGACCTGGCCCGGGTGCCCACGGTCGCGGCGACGCTGGACCGGCTCGCCGGAGCGGCCGCGCGGTAG
- a CDS encoding class I SAM-dependent methyltransferase: protein MTDNEPVNDLDPATFLAPLLTPEGRALLDEVRGVEPARELAVATRLRRDHPVELVSAALGQARLRQRAVVKFGAADADRMFFTPNGVEQSTRTSVATYRAERMRALGVTSVADLCCGIGGDAIALARAGIRVLAVDRDPLTAAVARANADALGLAGLIEVREADVTEVETAGYDAVFVDPARRSSGRGRIFDPEAYSPPLSWAVATALKAPRAALKIAPGIPHEAVPAEAEAEWISDGGDVKEAVLWFGTGAEGAVRATLLPGPRSLRGRGLPDPEVRPVGRYLYEPDGAVIRAHLVAEVAEELAGGLIDPTIAYVTADEHRPVPYATAYEITDQLPFNVKKLKALLREREVGILTVKKRGSAVEPEELRRKVKPQGRRSATVFMTRVAGAPTMLIGHPV, encoded by the coding sequence ATGACCGACAATGAGCCGGTGAACGACCTCGACCCCGCCACCTTCCTCGCCCCCCTCCTCACCCCCGAGGGCCGCGCCCTCCTCGACGAGGTGCGCGGAGTCGAACCGGCGCGGGAGCTGGCCGTGGCGACCCGGCTGCGCCGCGACCACCCGGTGGAGCTGGTCTCGGCGGCCCTCGGCCAGGCCAGGCTGCGGCAGCGGGCGGTCGTGAAGTTCGGGGCGGCGGACGCGGACCGGATGTTCTTCACCCCGAACGGGGTCGAGCAGTCGACGCGGACGAGCGTGGCGACGTACCGGGCGGAGCGGATGCGCGCGCTGGGCGTGACCTCCGTCGCCGATCTGTGCTGCGGCATCGGCGGCGACGCGATCGCCCTCGCCCGGGCCGGAATCCGCGTGCTGGCCGTCGACCGCGACCCGCTGACGGCGGCGGTGGCCCGCGCCAACGCCGACGCGCTCGGCCTCGCCGGGCTGATCGAGGTGCGCGAGGCGGATGTGACGGAGGTGGAGACGGCCGGGTACGACGCCGTGTTCGTCGACCCCGCCCGGCGCTCCTCCGGCCGTGGCCGGATCTTCGACCCCGAGGCGTACTCGCCCCCGCTCTCCTGGGCCGTCGCCACCGCGCTCAAGGCCCCGCGAGCCGCCCTCAAGATCGCCCCGGGCATCCCGCACGAGGCGGTCCCCGCCGAGGCCGAGGCCGAGTGGATCTCGGACGGCGGCGATGTGAAGGAGGCGGTGCTCTGGTTCGGCACCGGGGCGGAGGGGGCGGTGCGGGCGACGCTGCTGCCCGGCCCCCGGAGTCTGCGCGGCCGGGGGCTGCCGGACCCCGAAGTCCGGCCCGTGGGGCGGTACTTGTACGAGCCCGACGGTGCCGTGATCCGCGCCCACCTCGTCGCCGAGGTCGCCGAGGAGCTGGCGGGCGGGCTGATCGACCCCACGATCGCGTACGTCACGGCCGACGAGCACCGGCCCGTCCCGTACGCCACCGCCTACGAGATCACCGATCAACTCCCCTTCAACGTCAAGAAGTTGAAGGCGCTGCTGCGGGAGCGCGAGGTGGGCATCCTGACCGTGAAGAAGCGGGGGTCGGCCGTCGAGCCGGAGGAACTGCGCAGGAAGGTGAAGCCGCAGGGGCGCCGTTCGGCGACGGTCTTCATGACGCGGGTAGCGGGGGCGCCGACGATGCTGATCGGGCACCCGGTCTGA
- a CDS encoding ester cyclase translates to MTFVQLIDCRTSRFDEMNRLMDTWVEQTRGRRTATHSLIGKDRSDGAHFVEIVEFPSYEEAMRNSKLPETDRIFQEMVALCDEVPTFTDLDVVRDEQLYAATARRFLATIATEGELPPLDDLLVEDYHDHVPSDEPDAIGMDAFRRTVEMWRGGFDFEFTVEDQIAQDDRVCTRWTWNATHHGDFLGIAASGRKVRMTGTLVQRCSPDGKIVEGWWEYDRLGLMGQLGALDDLEK, encoded by the coding sequence ATGACATTCGTGCAGCTCATCGACTGCAGGACCAGTCGGTTCGACGAGATGAACCGGCTGATGGACACATGGGTCGAGCAGACCAGGGGCAGGCGGACGGCCACGCACAGTCTGATCGGGAAGGACCGGTCGGACGGGGCGCACTTCGTGGAGATCGTGGAGTTCCCGTCGTACGAGGAGGCGATGCGGAACTCGAAACTGCCGGAGACGGACCGGATCTTCCAGGAGATGGTGGCGCTCTGCGACGAGGTGCCCACGTTCACGGATCTGGACGTGGTGCGGGACGAGCAGTTGTACGCGGCGACCGCGCGGCGGTTCCTGGCGACGATCGCGACGGAGGGCGAACTGCCGCCGCTCGACGATCTGCTCGTGGAGGACTACCACGACCACGTTCCCTCCGACGAGCCGGACGCCATCGGGATGGACGCGTTCCGGCGGACCGTCGAGATGTGGCGGGGCGGGTTCGACTTCGAGTTCACCGTGGAGGACCAGATCGCCCAGGACGACCGGGTCTGCACGCGGTGGACCTGGAACGCGACCCACCACGGGGACTTCCTCGGGATCGCGGCCAGTGGGCGGAAGGTCCGGATGACGGGGACGCTCGTGCAGCGGTGCTCCCCCGACGGGAAGATCGTCGAGGGCTGGTGGGAGTACGACCGGCTGGGGCTGATGGGGCAGTTGGGAGCGCTCGACGACCTGGAGAAGTAG
- a CDS encoding response regulator transcription factor, translated as MTSVLVCDDSPLAREALRRAVATVPGVERVTTAANGEEVLRRWGADRSDLILMDVRMPGLGGVETVRRLLSADPGARIIMLTVAEDLDGVALAVAAGARGYLHKDASRAELRATVTQALADPTWRLAPRRLRSAEMGAAPTLTAREIQVLEGMSHGRSNAEIGRELFLSEDTVKTHARRLFKKLGASDRAHAVALGFRWGLVR; from the coding sequence ATGACATCCGTCCTCGTCTGCGACGACTCCCCGCTTGCCCGAGAGGCGCTGCGCCGCGCGGTGGCGACCGTGCCCGGCGTCGAGCGCGTGACCACGGCGGCCAACGGCGAGGAAGTCCTCCGCCGCTGGGGGGCCGACCGCTCGGATCTGATTCTGATGGACGTACGCATGCCCGGACTGGGCGGCGTCGAGACCGTACGGCGGCTGCTGTCCGCCGACCCCGGGGCGCGCATCATCATGCTCACCGTCGCCGAGGACCTGGACGGCGTGGCCCTCGCGGTCGCCGCCGGCGCCCGGGGCTACCTGCACAAGGACGCCTCCCGCGCGGAACTGCGCGCCACGGTGACGCAGGCCCTCGCCGACCCGACCTGGCGGCTCGCCCCGCGTCGGCTGCGCTCCGCCGAGATGGGCGCCGCGCCCACCCTCACCGCACGCGAGATCCAGGTGCTGGAGGGCATGAGCCACGGCCGTTCCAACGCCGAGATCGGCCGCGAGCTGTTCCTCTCCGAGGACACCGTCAAGACCCACGCCCGGCGGCTGTTCAAGAAGCTCGGCGCCTCGGACCGCGCGCACGCGGTGGCGCTCGGCTTCCGCTGGGGTCTGGTTCGCTAG
- a CDS encoding polysaccharide deacetylase family protein: protein MRAGGAGRTARRRRAVTRALTTLSALTTVAVLLLAGCAAGPTARTAPFTVPSAPRSTTPDHPHPHPPPYRRWGLPAPLAPAPETPDRPPRPRTAGPGLPPVVDRVRTRDKVVFLTYDDGAEKDPRFVDMVRELRLPVSMFLTDSVVGPGYGHFARLRAVGATVQNHTLGHTGLRGLPYAGQRAEICGQQNKLRQRFGIRPTLFRPPYGVYDTTTLRAAADCGITAVVLWRASMQINDLRYAVGDRLRPGDIVLAHFRGPEQLKGATLTEMTTRLLRRVQAQGLTVGRLEDYL from the coding sequence GTGAGGGCTGGGGGCGCTGGGCGCACGGCGCGAAGGAGGCGTGCGGTCACCCGCGCCCTGACCACCCTCTCCGCGCTCACGACCGTCGCCGTCCTGCTCCTCGCCGGATGCGCGGCCGGGCCCACCGCCCGCACCGCCCCCTTCACCGTCCCCTCCGCCCCCCGCTCCACCACCCCCGACCATCCTCACCCCCACCCGCCCCCGTACCGCCGCTGGGGCCTGCCCGCCCCCCTCGCCCCCGCGCCCGAGACCCCCGACCGGCCCCCGCGACCCCGCACGGCGGGCCCCGGGCTGCCACCCGTCGTCGACCGGGTGCGGACCCGCGACAAGGTGGTGTTCCTGACGTACGACGACGGCGCGGAGAAGGACCCCCGGTTCGTGGACATGGTCAGGGAACTGCGGCTGCCGGTGAGCATGTTCCTGACGGACAGCGTCGTGGGGCCGGGATACGGCCACTTCGCCCGGCTGCGGGCGGTCGGCGCGACCGTGCAGAACCACACGCTCGGCCACACCGGTCTGCGCGGACTGCCGTACGCCGGGCAGCGCGCCGAGATCTGCGGCCAGCAGAACAAGCTGAGGCAGCGCTTCGGCATCCGGCCGACCCTGTTCCGCCCGCCCTACGGCGTCTACGACACCACCACGCTCCGCGCCGCCGCCGACTGCGGCATCACGGCCGTCGTCCTGTGGCGCGCGTCGATGCAGATCAACGACCTCCGGTACGCGGTCGGCGACCGCCTCCGCCCCGGTGACATCGTCCTCGCCCACTTCCGGGGCCCGGAGCAGCTGAAGGGTGCGACCCTCACGGAGATGACGACCCGGCTGCTGCGCCGCGTCCAGGCCCAGGGCCTGACGGTCGGACGCCTGGAGGACTACCTCTGA
- a CDS encoding WhiB family transcriptional regulator, with translation MADFSRLPGPNADLWDWQLLAACRGVDSSLFFHPEGERGAARSARENSAKEVCMRCPVRAQCAAHALAVREPYGVWGGLTEDEREELMGRARHRLVTASASGTDAGSNT, from the coding sequence ATGGCAGATTTCTCCCGCCTTCCCGGACCGAACGCTGATCTGTGGGACTGGCAGCTCCTCGCGGCCTGCCGTGGGGTCGACAGCTCACTCTTCTTCCACCCCGAAGGAGAACGCGGTGCGGCACGGAGCGCTCGTGAGAACTCGGCCAAGGAGGTCTGCATGAGATGCCCGGTGCGCGCGCAGTGCGCGGCCCACGCCCTCGCGGTGCGCGAGCCGTACGGCGTGTGGGGCGGGCTGACCGAGGACGAGCGCGAGGAACTCATGGGCAGGGCGCGCCACCGGCTGGTGACGGCGTCCGCGTCCGGGACCGACGCCGGTTCGAACACCTGA
- a CDS encoding MOSC domain-containing protein, giving the protein MKLLSLNVGRPKAVDVVEESKRVSGIDKRPVDGPVRVFAPGPKGVGASGVAGDAVCNTKHHGGDDQAVYAFAREDLDGWERELDRTLPSGTFGENLTTEGLDVSGALVGERWRIGSEVVLEITSGRVPCLNFQRHLGERQWVKRFTRQGAPGAYLRVIEPGEIRAGDPIEIVHRPDHDVTVALVFRAMMDQHSLLPRLLAAGEALHPEVLEIARKYVAAQG; this is encoded by the coding sequence ATGAAGCTTCTGTCACTGAATGTGGGGCGTCCCAAGGCCGTCGACGTCGTGGAGGAGTCGAAGCGGGTCTCGGGCATCGACAAACGGCCGGTGGACGGGCCGGTGCGGGTGTTCGCACCCGGGCCCAAGGGCGTCGGGGCCAGCGGGGTGGCCGGGGACGCGGTGTGCAACACCAAGCACCACGGCGGCGACGACCAGGCGGTCTACGCCTTCGCCCGCGAGGACCTGGACGGCTGGGAGCGCGAACTGGACCGTACGCTGCCCAGCGGTACCTTCGGCGAGAACCTCACCACCGAGGGGCTCGACGTCTCCGGCGCCCTCGTCGGCGAGCGCTGGCGGATCGGCTCCGAGGTGGTCCTGGAGATCACCTCCGGCCGCGTTCCCTGTCTCAACTTCCAGCGCCACCTGGGTGAACGGCAGTGGGTCAAGCGCTTCACGCGCCAGGGCGCGCCCGGCGCGTATCTGCGGGTGATCGAGCCGGGCGAGATCCGTGCGGGCGACCCGATCGAGATCGTCCACCGACCGGACCACGACGTCACCGTGGCTCTCGTCTTCCGCGCCATGATGGATCAACACTCCCTGCTGCCGAGGCTGTTGGCGGCGGGTGAGGCGTTGCATCCCGAGGTGCTGGAGATCGCGCGGAAGTACGTGGCGGCGCAGGGATGA
- a CDS encoding polysaccharide deacetylase family protein translates to MRFVRQNDRKSAKRSRFLGWWGSGGVALLAAAVLVSGCAEGGAEDASRSGPAGRRAPAEAAHGQERGQERGQQGGQRPFEAPGARALDSYAERLRRAHAARVAAAKRWGLAAVPLTAPAPPARKPALGTREGFEVDGHEEDGLPPVFTTVPTRDKVLFLTIDDGAEKDPAFLRMMSELGIPYTAFLSDYLVKEDYGYFARMRDRGVTLHNHTLHHRHLPSLSHTAQKREICGMQDVIEKRYGKRPTLFRPPYGNYDRDTLRAAKSCGIEAVPLWNEEVFVDRWDHRESDRELRPGDIVLTHFRGPSDWKGTMPDMIRRFLDRATAEGYAVARLEDYL, encoded by the coding sequence ATGCGATTCGTACGACAAAATGATCGAAAGAGTGCGAAGCGGTCGAGGTTCCTGGGGTGGTGGGGGAGCGGCGGCGTCGCCCTGCTCGCCGCGGCGGTGCTCGTGTCCGGGTGCGCGGAGGGCGGCGCGGAGGACGCGTCGCGGAGCGGACCGGCCGGGCGACGGGCGCCCGCGGAGGCGGCCCATGGTCAGGAGCGCGGCCAGGAACGCGGGCAGCAGGGTGGGCAACGGCCCTTCGAGGCCCCCGGCGCGCGGGCGCTCGACTCGTACGCCGAGAGGCTGCGCCGGGCGCACGCCGCGCGGGTCGCCGCGGCGAAGCGCTGGGGGCTGGCGGCGGTACCGCTGACCGCGCCGGCGCCCCCGGCGCGGAAACCGGCGCTCGGCACACGCGAGGGCTTCGAGGTCGACGGCCACGAGGAGGACGGACTCCCGCCGGTCTTCACCACCGTCCCCACCCGCGACAAGGTCCTCTTCCTCACCATCGACGACGGCGCGGAGAAGGACCCCGCGTTCCTGCGCATGATGAGTGAACTGGGCATCCCCTACACCGCCTTCCTCAGCGACTACCTGGTCAAGGAGGACTACGGCTACTTCGCGCGGATGCGGGACCGGGGCGTCACCCTCCACAACCACACTCTCCACCACCGCCACCTCCCCTCCCTCTCCCACACCGCCCAGAAGCGCGAGATCTGCGGCATGCAGGACGTCATCGAGAAGCGGTACGGCAAGCGGCCGACGCTCTTCCGGCCGCCGTACGGCAACTACGACCGGGACACCCTGCGCGCCGCCAAGTCCTGCGGCATCGAGGCCGTCCCCCTCTGGAACGAGGAGGTCTTCGTCGACCGCTGGGACCACCGCGAGTCCGACCGCGAACTCCGCCCCGGTGACATCGTCCTCACCCACTTCCGCGGCCCGTCCGACTGGAAGGGCACCATGCCCGACATGATCCGCCGCTTCCTGGACCGCGCCACCGCCGAGGGCTACGCGGTGGCGAGGCTGGAGGACTACCTGTGA